Proteins encoded by one window of Mus musculus strain C57BL/6J chromosome 10, GRCm38.p6 C57BL/6J:
- the Abhd17a gene encoding alpha/beta hydrolase domain-containing protein 17A, whose amino-acid sequence MNGLSVSELCCLFCCPPCPGRIAAKLAFLPPDPTYSLVPEPEPGPGGAGAAPSGPLRTSAATPGRWKIHLTERADFQYGQRELDTIEVFVTKSARANRIACMYVRCVPGARYTVLFSHGNAVDLGQMCSFYVGLGTRIGCNIFSYDYSGYGISSGRPSEKNLYADIDAAWQALRTRYGISPDSIILYGQSIGTVPTVDLASRYECAAVVLHSPLTSGMRVAFPDTKKTYCFDAFPNIEKVSKITSPVLIIHGTEDEVIDFSHGLALYERCPKAVEPLWVEGAGHNDIELYSQYLERLRRFISQELPSQRA is encoded by the exons ATGAACGGCCTGTCGGTGAGCGAGCTCTGCTGCCTGTTCTGCTGCCCACCCTGCCCGGGCCGCATCGCTGCCAAGCTCGCCTTCCTGCCTCCCGATCCCACCTACTCTCTGGTACCTGAACCTGAGCCGGGGCCCGGTGGGGCTGGCGCTGCCCCCTCGGGTCCCCTGCGGACCTCAGCGGCCACACCCGGGCGCTGGAAGATCCACCTGACGGAGCGTGCTGACTTCCAGTACGGCCAGCGCGAGCTGGATACCATCGAGGTCTTCGTGACCAAGAGCGCGCGCGCCAACCGCatcgcctgcatgtatgtgcgcTGTGTACCGGGTGCCAG GTACACGGTTCTCTTCTCGCATGGCAATGCAGTGGACCTGGGCCAGATGTGCAGCTTCTATGTTGGCCTGGGCACACGCATCGGCTGCAACATCTTCTCTTATGACTACTCTGGCTATGGGATCAGCTCTGGCCGGCCCTCGGAGAAGAACCTCTATGCTGACATTGATGCAGCCTGGCAGGCCCTGCGTACCAG GTATGGCATCAGCCCAGACAGTATCATCCTGTATGGCCAGAGCATTGGCACTGTGCCCACAGTGGATCTGGCGTCACGCTACGAGTGTGCTGCAGTGGTTCTGCACTCGCCTCTCACCTCGGGCATGCGGGTGGCCTTCCCTGACACCAAGAAGACCTACTGCTTCGATGCTTTCCCTAA CATCGAGAAGGTGTCGAAGATCACGTCACCGGTGCTCATCATCCACGGCACAGAGGACGAGGTGATCGACTTCTCTCACGGGCTGGCACTGTATGAGCGCTGCCCAAAGGCTGTGGAGCCGCTGTGGGTGGAGGGCGCTGGGCACAATGACATTGAGCTGTACAGTCAATACCTGGAGCGCCTACGCCGCTTCATTTCCCAGGAGCTGCCCAGCCAACGCGCCTAG
- the Abhd17a gene encoding alpha/beta hydrolase domain-containing protein 17A isoform X2 has protein sequence MNGLSVSELCCLFCCPPCPGRIAAKLAFLPPDPTYSLVPEPEPGPGGAGAAPSGPLRTSAATPGRWKIHLTERADFQYGQRELDTIEVFVTKSARANRIACMYVRCVPGARYGISPDSIILYGQSIGTVPTVDLASRYECAAVVLHSPLTSGMRVAFPDTKKTYCFDAFPNIEKVSKITSPVLIIHGTEDEVIDFSHGLALYERCPKAVEPLWVEGAGHNDIELYSQYLERLRRFISQELPSQRA, from the exons ATGAACGGCCTGTCGGTGAGCGAGCTCTGCTGCCTGTTCTGCTGCCCACCCTGCCCGGGCCGCATCGCTGCCAAGCTCGCCTTCCTGCCTCCCGATCCCACCTACTCTCTGGTACCTGAACCTGAGCCGGGGCCCGGTGGGGCTGGCGCTGCCCCCTCGGGTCCCCTGCGGACCTCAGCGGCCACACCCGGGCGCTGGAAGATCCACCTGACGGAGCGTGCTGACTTCCAGTACGGCCAGCGCGAGCTGGATACCATCGAGGTCTTCGTGACCAAGAGCGCGCGCGCCAACCGCatcgcctgcatgtatgtgcgcTGTGTACCGGGTGCCAG GTATGGCATCAGCCCAGACAGTATCATCCTGTATGGCCAGAGCATTGGCACTGTGCCCACAGTGGATCTGGCGTCACGCTACGAGTGTGCTGCAGTGGTTCTGCACTCGCCTCTCACCTCGGGCATGCGGGTGGCCTTCCCTGACACCAAGAAGACCTACTGCTTCGATGCTTTCCCTAA CATCGAGAAGGTGTCGAAGATCACGTCACCGGTGCTCATCATCCACGGCACAGAGGACGAGGTGATCGACTTCTCTCACGGGCTGGCACTGTATGAGCGCTGCCCAAAGGCTGTGGAGCCGCTGTGGGTGGAGGGCGCTGGGCACAATGACATTGAGCTGTACAGTCAATACCTGGAGCGCCTACGCCGCTTCATTTCCCAGGAGCTGCCCAGCCAACGCGCCTAG